A window of the Butyricimonas virosa genome harbors these coding sequences:
- a CDS encoding DUF4843 domain-containing protein, with protein sequence MKQIIIRLMIAALVISLWVSCDQEKTIMYQQEAGVRFLYQSEDEYSFVDNYGETVHLYYITVATTGDSVDYERKVSIAVVENDTNNVNTARPEQYKLLEGLVPAGSFSGEVPVEIHCTPDMSDSTFMVHIKLVPNEDFPLAGFDNRYFKLSMTNQLVKPKNWGNLAFYFGQQFSISWYRFILNVLNVSYIPYPSAQEGDEKWSYNQLLANAGKVKAALLQYNREHPNDPLRHEDGDYAGDEVKMP encoded by the coding sequence ATGAAACAGATAATAATTAGGTTGATGATAGCGGCATTGGTAATAAGTTTGTGGGTGTCGTGTGATCAGGAGAAAACCATCATGTACCAGCAAGAGGCGGGAGTGCGATTCTTGTATCAGTCTGAAGATGAATATAGTTTTGTGGATAATTATGGCGAGACGGTACATTTGTATTATATCACGGTTGCAACAACAGGGGATTCCGTTGATTATGAACGAAAGGTATCGATTGCCGTGGTAGAAAATGATACAAATAATGTGAACACAGCTCGTCCGGAGCAGTATAAATTATTGGAAGGATTAGTTCCTGCCGGCTCTTTCTCGGGAGAGGTCCCAGTGGAAATTCATTGTACTCCGGATATGAGTGATAGCACTTTCATGGTACATATAAAATTAGTTCCCAATGAAGATTTTCCACTTGCCGGTTTTGATAATCGTTATTTCAAGTTATCAATGACGAATCAGTTGGTTAAGCCCAAGAATTGGGGAAATTTGGCTTTTTATTTTGGGCAACAATTCTCTATAAGTTGGTACCGTTTTATCCTAAATGTGTTGAATGTATCATATATTCCTTATCCTTCCGCTCAAGAGGGGGATGAAAAGTGGAGTTATAATCAGTTATTGGCTAATGCCGGGAAGGTAAAGGCAGCCTTGCTCCAGTATAACCGGGAACATCCGAATGATCCTCTGCGGCATGAAGACGGGGATTACGCGGGTGACGAGGTGAAAATGCCTTAA
- a CDS encoding PKD-like family lipoprotein, whose product MKRILIFLLLYMAFAAMSCYEDHSAKDFKIVKPIVIEFAGAETAVKIFQFDTLEINPIIYKNGVSDENLTYEWKIQGNEYPETILSNKMTFREPISAAPNSTAYDLILTVTDKTTDIQEFSRISVTVESSLGEGLLVADTRDGETGDVSLIMAMNFTRGLLEKNTRLYRNVYSSVNQHRLNGLVKDMQSFVKSDSRTLTILTDADIYRVDPFEFADWEMNNDLFFVAIDENFHPKNMMLWDYWGVEFLNVNGKVYPRNSSWGNLYYNFYMYTPDLADYDVSQMVVCGTYYYAVPYVFDENKNRFLQVNSRYDGFLQFREQNPGLLFDVNNVGAYDAIYMGEGENAQLMTVFKAEKGNDYWLAAMQTKEEDSGSNLPKGRYVLTNCPGINEAVGFAASPISTDFYYATKDQIYTIALGDSQNVTAESRYTVDRDRDGEITSLMMWRGEYGRMNVSSETSSTGMTTQNAQYRMLIVTTYNESTGEGKVLTIPIVKLTSGTLEPNRDIHGRYEGFGRITKVAYNKVGN is encoded by the coding sequence ATGAAAAGAATATTGATATTTTTATTATTATACATGGCTTTTGCGGCGATGTCTTGTTACGAGGATCATTCTGCCAAAGATTTTAAAATAGTGAAGCCTATCGTGATCGAATTTGCCGGGGCGGAAACCGCCGTGAAGATTTTTCAATTTGATACACTGGAGATTAATCCGATTATTTACAAGAACGGGGTGTCTGACGAGAATCTGACGTACGAATGGAAGATTCAGGGAAATGAGTATCCGGAGACTATATTATCGAATAAAATGACTTTCCGTGAACCCATTTCGGCTGCCCCCAATAGTACCGCATACGATCTGATTCTGACGGTTACGGATAAAACAACTGATATTCAAGAATTCTCCCGAATATCAGTGACGGTTGAAAGTTCTTTGGGTGAGGGATTATTGGTTGCCGATACCCGGGACGGAGAGACGGGAGATGTGTCATTGATTATGGCGATGAATTTTACCCGTGGCTTGTTGGAAAAGAATACCAGGTTGTACAGGAATGTTTATTCTTCCGTGAATCAACATCGTTTGAATGGGTTGGTGAAGGATATGCAATCGTTCGTGAAGTCTGATTCTCGGACTCTGACGATCTTGACTGATGCGGATATTTATCGGGTTGATCCATTCGAGTTTGCAGATTGGGAAATGAATAACGATCTTTTCTTCGTGGCGATTGATGAAAATTTCCACCCTAAAAATATGATGTTGTGGGATTATTGGGGTGTTGAGTTCTTGAATGTGAATGGGAAGGTATATCCAAGAAATTCCTCCTGGGGTAATTTGTATTACAATTTTTACATGTATACTCCTGATTTGGCTGACTATGATGTAAGCCAGATGGTTGTTTGCGGAACATATTATTATGCCGTACCTTATGTTTTTGACGAGAATAAAAATCGATTCCTTCAAGTCAATAGTCGTTATGATGGTTTCCTTCAATTTAGGGAGCAGAATCCAGGATTATTGTTTGACGTGAATAACGTGGGAGCGTATGATGCGATATACATGGGAGAGGGTGAAAATGCCCAGTTAATGACTGTTTTTAAAGCTGAAAAAGGAAATGATTATTGGCTAGCCGCTATGCAGACCAAGGAAGAGGATTCCGGAAGTAATTTACCCAAAGGGCGATATGTTTTAACGAACTGTCCCGGAATAAATGAGGCCGTGGGTTTTGCTGCATCTCCGATCTCGACGGATTTTTATTATGCAACAAAAGATCAGATATATACGATTGCCTTGGGTGATTCCCAGAATGTGACAGCGGAAAGTCGTTATACCGTGGATAGAGATCGAGACGGGGAAATTACTTCTCTAATGATGTGGCGGGGAGAATATGGCAGGATGAACGTGAGTAGTGAGACGAGTTCTACCGGGATGACAACACAAAATGCTCAATACCGGATGTTGATTGTTACGACTTATAACGAATCAACCGGGGAGGGGAAAGTGCTTACAATTCCTATTGTCAAACTGACAAGTGGTACTTTGGAACCTAATCGTGATATTCACGGGAGATATGAAGGATTTGGCCGGATTACGAAAGTGGCCTATAATAAAGTGGGAAACTAA